One Papaver somniferum cultivar HN1 chromosome 10, ASM357369v1, whole genome shotgun sequence genomic window carries:
- the LOC113316836 gene encoding uncharacterized protein LOC113316836 isoform X1, which yields MPLLQSSPTPHLYLPFFKKHLSYYHPKHFTIVSTRHQSKFPRTTISFSQNPKSLPTEIEILESIAEFNGEKETKNLPGVRTYENDLARLTLIGDVSFEQALTAASADGGEAANQHILSGLSTMVVETIFPGSSDEHSTIATRLFLPSRKVKEKARKLRNTLPPEMLSGSTSKNILAMTFRQVVCQSIWSFQLAMFSPGTKRNMDDLENQREIPTLFTITSSGGDCVLSLLAEVVCAAVLESTEKDFHQNAHGTTSRNIYPWFQKSRRIASKDSSILLYEIHQDEILENAKAYLKNFEGRKDCGSRNMKGKHWWTPSTYSKLEKIGGTEFSNWASEYIPAYRLQIDTDKLKDVKLDGWRKSEENRWEVLLTHSQMVGLAEILDMYYEDVYTLPDKQLSSGVVADYTNLAKNQRGTSFLKMLSFALAGGVFVILVNIVSRLYWPNLRKSQMSPTMSSSISLSETSYYQHQSLEAAKVEELCISVVKKIKDSVGWPGDIVTDKVVGAWSGELPIYLERLYNVGIGQETVSCNEKDTKELLIAETPVVSCNVEGSKEPITEVPLDVSTSVASVSGKSNNNLETKSVQNIFSSKVVSSSGEDTEEQPITEAPVDLSTSASSLSNKSNNDLEAKSAENIASYQVVLSKDGDIIGFQPTSRVAVNHWASNPLAKELYKGKKISPGLIEPGLKISLPRELVQLELLMSVNSESWFVLARPIQ from the exons ATGCCTCTCCTCCAATCTTCACCAACTCCACATCTCTATCTCCCATTCTTCAAAAAGCACCTATCTTATTATCATCCTAAACACTTCACTATCGTTTCCACTAGACATCAATCAAAATTCCCAAGAACCACAATCTcattttctcaaaaccctaaaagCCTtccaactgaaattgaaattcttgAATCCATTGCTGAATTTAATGGAGAGAAAGAGACAAAGAATCTCCCTGGTGTAAGAACATATGAGAATGATTTAGCTCGACTTACTTTAATTGGAGACGTTTCTTTTGAACAAGCTTTAACTGCTGCTTCTGCTGATGGAGGTGAAGCTGCAAATCAACACATTTTGTCGGGTCTTTCTACTATGGTTGTTGAGACAATCTTTCCTGGTTCTTCTGATGAACACAGTACAATTGCAACTAGATTG TTTTTGCCGTCCAGAAAGGTCAAGGAGAAGGCTAGGAAGCTAAGAAATACACTCCCCCCAGAAATGTTGTCTGGCTCAACATCTAAAAATATACTTGCGATGACATTTAGACAAGTAGTCTGTCAAAGTATTTGGAGTTTTCAATTGGCAATGTTTAGTCCAGGAACCAAAAGGAATATGGATGATCTTGAAAACCAAAGAGAG ATCCCAACACTCTTTACTATAACCTCATCAGGGGGGGATTGTGTACTTTCTTTGCTTGCAGAAGTTGTTTGTGCAGCTGTTCTTGAAAGTACTGAAAAGGATTTCCACCAAAATGCTCATGGTACAACTTCAAGAAATATTTACCCTTGGTTTCAAAAGTCTAGAAGGATTGCGTCGAAGGACAGTTCAATTTTATTATATGAAATACATCAGGATGAGATACTTGAAAATGCAAAGGCATATTTAAAGAATTTCGAAGGAAGGAAAGATTGCGGTTCCAGGAACATGAAAGGTAAACATTGGTGGACACCATCAACTTACTCAAAACTGGAAAAGATAGGCGGCACTGAGTTTAGTAATTGGGCAAGCGAGTATATACCTGCTTACAGGCTTCAAATTGACACTGACAAACTCAAGGACGTGAAGCTTGACGGTTGGAGGAAATCTGAAGAGAATAGGTGGGAAGTACTTCTGACCCACTCCCAAATG GTTGGGCTGGCGGAGATTCTAGATATGTACTACGAAGATGTTTACACTCTTCCTGATAAACAGCTATCTTCTGGGGTGGTGGCAGATTATACAAACTTAGCGAAGAATCAG AGAGGCACTTCTTTCCTGAAAATGCTATCTTTCGCCCTTGCTGGTGGAGTATTTGTGATTTTGGTCAATATAGTATCTCGTCTATATTGGCCTAACCTCAGAAAGTCCCAAATGTCCCCAACAATGAGTTCTTCAATTTCATTGTCTGAAACAAGTTATTACCAGCATCAGTCTTTGGAAGCAGCTAAG GTAGAAGAGCTGTGTATCTCAGTTGTGAAAAAAATCAAGGATTCAGTTGGTTGGCCAGGGGATATAGTAACTGACAAAGTTGTCGGTGCCTGGAGTGGGGAACTTCCGATTTACTTGGAGAGGTTGTACAATGTGGGTATTGGTCAAGAAACTGTTTCCTGCAATGAAAAAGATACCAAAGAACTGCTTATTGCAGAGACACCAGTTGTTTCCTGCAATGTGGAAGGTTCGAAAGAGCCAATTACAGAGGTGCCTTTGGACGTATCTACTTCTGTTGCATCTGTCTCTGGTAAAAGCAATAACAACCTTGAAACAAAATCTGTACAGAATATATTTAGTTCCAAAGTTGTTTCCTCCAGCGGAGAAGATACTGAAGAACAGCCAATAACAGAGGCGCCTGTGGATTTATCTACTTCGGCTTCATCTCTCTCCAATAAAAGTAATAACGACCTTGAAGCAAAATCTGCAGAGAACATAGCTAGCTATCAG GTGGTTTTGTCAAAAGATGGGGATATAATCGGGTTTCAGCCTACAAGCCGTGTTGCTGTTAATCACTGGGCAAGTAATCCCTTGGCAAAGGAGCTCTATAAAGGGAAAAAGATTTCTCCTG GTCTTATTGAACCTGGTCTAAAAATTTCTCTTCCCCGGGAGCTCGTTCAACTAGAATTACTGATGTCAGTGAACTCAGAATCTTGGTTTGTATTGGCTAGGCCAATTCAATAA
- the LOC113316836 gene encoding uncharacterized protein LOC113316836 isoform X2, translated as MPLLQSSPTPHLYLPFFKKHLSYYHPKHFTIVSTRHQSKFPRTTISFSQNPKSLPTEIEILESIAEFNGEKETKNLPGVRTYENDLARLTLIGDVSFEQALTAASADGGEAANQHILSGLSTMVVETIFPGSSDEHSTIATRLFLPSRKVKEKARKLRNTLPPEMLSGSTSKNILAMTFRQVVCQSIWSFQLAMFSPGTKRNMDDLENQREIPTLFTITSSGGDCVLSLLAEVVCAAVLESTEKDFHQNAHGTTSRNIYPWFQKSRRIASKDSSILLYEIHQDEILENAKAYLKNFEGRKDCGSRNMKGKHWWTPSTYSKLEKIGGTEFSNWASEYIPAYRLQIDTDKLKDVKLDGWRKSEENRWEVLLTHSQMVGLAEILDMYYEDVYTLPDKQLSSGVVADYTNLAKNQRGTSFLKMLSFALAGGVFVILVNIVSRLYWPNLRKSQMSPTMSSSISLSETSYYQHQSLEAAKVEELCISVVKKIKDSVGWPGDIVTDKVVGAWSGELPIYLERLYNVGIGQETVSCNEKDTKELLIAETPVVSCNVEGSKEPITEVPLDVSTSVASVSEAPVDLSTSASSLSNKSNNDLEAKSAENIASYQVVLSKDGDIIGFQPTSRVAVNHWASNPLAKELYKGKKISPGLIEPGLKISLPRELVQLELLMSVNSESWFVLARPIQ; from the exons ATGCCTCTCCTCCAATCTTCACCAACTCCACATCTCTATCTCCCATTCTTCAAAAAGCACCTATCTTATTATCATCCTAAACACTTCACTATCGTTTCCACTAGACATCAATCAAAATTCCCAAGAACCACAATCTcattttctcaaaaccctaaaagCCTtccaactgaaattgaaattcttgAATCCATTGCTGAATTTAATGGAGAGAAAGAGACAAAGAATCTCCCTGGTGTAAGAACATATGAGAATGATTTAGCTCGACTTACTTTAATTGGAGACGTTTCTTTTGAACAAGCTTTAACTGCTGCTTCTGCTGATGGAGGTGAAGCTGCAAATCAACACATTTTGTCGGGTCTTTCTACTATGGTTGTTGAGACAATCTTTCCTGGTTCTTCTGATGAACACAGTACAATTGCAACTAGATTG TTTTTGCCGTCCAGAAAGGTCAAGGAGAAGGCTAGGAAGCTAAGAAATACACTCCCCCCAGAAATGTTGTCTGGCTCAACATCTAAAAATATACTTGCGATGACATTTAGACAAGTAGTCTGTCAAAGTATTTGGAGTTTTCAATTGGCAATGTTTAGTCCAGGAACCAAAAGGAATATGGATGATCTTGAAAACCAAAGAGAG ATCCCAACACTCTTTACTATAACCTCATCAGGGGGGGATTGTGTACTTTCTTTGCTTGCAGAAGTTGTTTGTGCAGCTGTTCTTGAAAGTACTGAAAAGGATTTCCACCAAAATGCTCATGGTACAACTTCAAGAAATATTTACCCTTGGTTTCAAAAGTCTAGAAGGATTGCGTCGAAGGACAGTTCAATTTTATTATATGAAATACATCAGGATGAGATACTTGAAAATGCAAAGGCATATTTAAAGAATTTCGAAGGAAGGAAAGATTGCGGTTCCAGGAACATGAAAGGTAAACATTGGTGGACACCATCAACTTACTCAAAACTGGAAAAGATAGGCGGCACTGAGTTTAGTAATTGGGCAAGCGAGTATATACCTGCTTACAGGCTTCAAATTGACACTGACAAACTCAAGGACGTGAAGCTTGACGGTTGGAGGAAATCTGAAGAGAATAGGTGGGAAGTACTTCTGACCCACTCCCAAATG GTTGGGCTGGCGGAGATTCTAGATATGTACTACGAAGATGTTTACACTCTTCCTGATAAACAGCTATCTTCTGGGGTGGTGGCAGATTATACAAACTTAGCGAAGAATCAG AGAGGCACTTCTTTCCTGAAAATGCTATCTTTCGCCCTTGCTGGTGGAGTATTTGTGATTTTGGTCAATATAGTATCTCGTCTATATTGGCCTAACCTCAGAAAGTCCCAAATGTCCCCAACAATGAGTTCTTCAATTTCATTGTCTGAAACAAGTTATTACCAGCATCAGTCTTTGGAAGCAGCTAAG GTAGAAGAGCTGTGTATCTCAGTTGTGAAAAAAATCAAGGATTCAGTTGGTTGGCCAGGGGATATAGTAACTGACAAAGTTGTCGGTGCCTGGAGTGGGGAACTTCCGATTTACTTGGAGAGGTTGTACAATGTGGGTATTGGTCAAGAAACTGTTTCCTGCAATGAAAAAGATACCAAAGAACTGCTTATTGCAGAGACACCAGTTGTTTCCTGCAATGTGGAAGGTTCGAAAGAGCCAATTACAGAGGTGCCTTTGGACGTATCTACTTCTGTTGCATCTGTCTCTG AGGCGCCTGTGGATTTATCTACTTCGGCTTCATCTCTCTCCAATAAAAGTAATAACGACCTTGAAGCAAAATCTGCAGAGAACATAGCTAGCTATCAG GTGGTTTTGTCAAAAGATGGGGATATAATCGGGTTTCAGCCTACAAGCCGTGTTGCTGTTAATCACTGGGCAAGTAATCCCTTGGCAAAGGAGCTCTATAAAGGGAAAAAGATTTCTCCTG GTCTTATTGAACCTGGTCTAAAAATTTCTCTTCCCCGGGAGCTCGTTCAACTAGAATTACTGATGTCAGTGAACTCAGAATCTTGGTTTGTATTGGCTAGGCCAATTCAATAA